One genomic region from Henningerozyma blattae CBS 6284 chromosome 2, complete genome encodes:
- the TBLA0B06520 gene encoding uncharacterized protein (similar to Saccharomyces cerevisiae YJL144W), whose amino-acid sequence MIFSNQQMNASTLRSKRDLIHGNPGPENWHLGGEGFSFTQPARSGMVYYVFEIRRPQTAGNTMRPGQNNNGNHQRDRDGDIEMTDSDISRTFRRTRR is encoded by the coding sequence atGATATTTTCTAACCAGCAGATGAATGCATCCACACTGAGAAGTAAAAGGGATTTAATACATGGGAACCCTGGCCCTGAAAATTGGCATTTAGGTGGTGAAGGGTTTTCATTTACACAACCAGCAAGATCGGGTATGGTATACTATGTCTTTGAAATCCGAAGACCACAAACAGCAGGAAATACAATGAGACCAggacaaaataataatggaaatCATCAGCGAGATCGAGATGGTGATATTGAAATGACTGATTCAGATATTTCAAGGACATTTCGGCGGACTAGAAGGTGA
- the UTP30 gene encoding Utp30p (similar to Saccharomyces cerevisiae UTP30 (YKR060W); ancestral locus Anc_1.210): MSSPLNLSKDTNTAKALDSLLYHCQNDKALENDKFINLNINTFKIIRHRSNNIKFEYNNIPRIIPLTSCKLQDYKELEILLILNDPIATNKNLILSDNSTSDIFKDIVSLKRFRRYVSGSHKYLKNYDIIMTDYRLHHTVVDILKKSSRKSSSSILPYLIRLSKNAKSESLKVNETVDLKYLKAQVKNICKNTSFVTNSHNCLSIKIGVIHSTSREEILSNIDDIVKFLSVKPKKARGTNQTINPNAGIIPLTNINSICLKTANSISLPIYKNLKTPETEKEDFSDIKL, translated from the coding sequence atGTCTTCACCTTTAAACTTATCAAAGGATACCAATACTGCCAAAGCTTTAGATTCCTTACTATATCATTGCCAGAATGACAAAgctttagaaaatgataaatttataaatttaaatattaatacatttaaaataattcgTCATAGAAGTAATAACATAAAgtttgaatataataacATACCAAGAATTATCCCTTTGACTTCCTGCAAGTTACAAGACTACAAAGAATTAgagatattattaatattaaacgATCCAATCGCTACAAataagaatttaattttatctgACAACTCAACTTCcgatatttttaaagatatcGTTAGTTTAAAACGGTTTAGAAGATATGTTAGTGGTTCacataaatatttgaaaaattacgATATCATTATGACAGATTATAGATTACATCATACAGTCGTAGacatattaaaaaaatccaGTAGAAAAAGCTCAAGCTCAATTTTACCATATTTAATTAGACTTTCAAAAAATGCTAAGTCGGAAAGTCTTAAAGTGAATGAAACAgttgatttaaaatatttaaaagcacaagttaaaaatatttgcaaGAATACCTCATTTGTCACAAATTCCCATAATTGTTTaagtattaaaattggTGTAATTCATAGTACATCAAgagaagaaatattatctaatattgatgatattgtcaaatttttaagtgtaaaaccaaaaaaagCTAGAGGCACAAACCAAACGATAAATCCAAATGCTGGTATTATTCCTCTCACTAATATAAACTCCATTTGCTTGAAGACAGCAAATAGTATTAGTTTACCGATTtataagaatttaaaaacacCAGAAACTGAGAAAGAAGATTTTTCagatattaaattgtaA
- the RPB4 gene encoding DNA-directed RNA polymerase II subunit RPB4 (similar to Saccharomyces cerevisiae RPB4 (YJL140W); ancestral locus Anc_1.208), with translation MNISISAFSTGKRRLKKVEEEENAATLQLGPEFQLHQINHQGEEEELIALNLSETRLLIKEALIERKKAFKRAQLEQKNLINKSNGTNEELLDDDGDDELMHTETREKELESLDTLLEITTGDNNKDLKNTMEYLTNFSRFRDQETVGAVIQLLKSTELHPFEIAQLGSLACDSADEAKTLIPSLNNKISDDELERILKELSNLETLY, from the coding sequence atgaatatttccATATCCGCATTTTCTACTGGTAAGagaagattaaaaaaagttgaagaagaagaaaatgcAGCAACCTTACAATTAGGTCCAGAATTTCAATTACATCAAATCAATCATCAAggtgaagaagaagaactGATTGCTTTGAATTTAAGTGAAACAAGGTTATTGATTAAAGAAGCATTAATTGAACGTAAAAAGGCATTTAAGAGAGCTCAATtagaacaaaaaaatctaataaataaaagcaATGGAactaatgaagaattattagatgatgATGGAGATGATGAGTTAATGCATACAGAAACAAGAGAAAAGGAATTGGAATCCCTAGATACTCTTTTAGAAATTACCACAggtgataataataaagatttaaaaaatacaatGGAATACTTGACTAATTTCTCCAGATTTAGAGACCAAGAAACTGTTGGTGCAgttattcaattattaaagagTACAGAACTTCATCCCTTTGAAATTGCACAACTAGGATCGTTGGCTTGTGATTCAGCAGATGAAGCAAAAACGCTGATACCaagtttgaataataaaatttcagacgatgaattagaaagaatattgaaagaattatCCAATTTGGAAACTTTGTATTAG
- the YAK1 gene encoding serine/threonine protein kinase YAK1 (similar to Saccharomyces cerevisiae YAK1 (YJL141C); ancestral locus Anc_1.207): MENQTIQEYPENNSEEGAPNDTSYKTPLQHRGSQSYSHQQLHNGQRNSLTFINPWGSNLNGSSDLFMQSNQSLLSTSSENQRRPSMDDFKRRKSSIVIPPSRAPGINPYFYNIDTTATFNGDGTSDNFQQNQNIDANQQQKKIFADEKDLYVQALLDPSSGIYDPDAFYRRRSLAAPAFTSSMGSSSMNTANNTATTNASSYQLNEPISPSNVNFSLMPHGCGINSRQPNRTGSFRKLSAYGAPVQSTFKSTYREEYNLLQQPPLEIPQMTPCNSKSDLQPTLNKLPKYRRASLHSSTISPLVGLTKGLITTYSLCSSDFQYKTSKNPRRVLTKPNEGVANNGYDNVNSDYILYVNDVLGTEQNRKYLVLDILGQGTFGQVVKCQNILTKEIIAVKVVKSRMEYLNQSISEAKILELINQKIDPYDKHHFLRLHDTFVHKNHLCLVFELLSSNLYEILKQNRFHGLNLSIIKEFSKQLLESLAVLKCSKIVHCDLKPENILLSAPDKPEIKVIDFGSSCEERKTLYTYIQSRFYRSPEVILGIPYSTSIDMWSFGCIVAELFLGIPIFPGASEFNQITRIINSLDYPPSWMIDRGKNSAKYFSMIDANDMVDSDTSGLKYRLKTVDQFNKQFNAQEKPSKQYFKWDKLHDIIKNYRLPKHIQNHPELIENEMKERECLIHFLQGVLNINPLERWTPQQASMHPFITGQPFSKDWYPLGSLPSSSSIKDQSRDSNYILESGSSSVVSQRRSTLQESANNSNNVNAKSSDHAPKVGMEW, from the coding sequence ATGGAAAATCAGACTATTCAAGAATATCCTGAAAATAACTCTGAAGAAGGTGCACCCAACGATACAAGTTATAAAACACCATTGCAACACCGCGGTTCTCAGTCATATTCCCATCAACAATTACATAATGGTCAAAGAAATTCTCTTACATTTATTAACCCATGGGGTTCAAACTTGAATGGTTCTTCTGATTTATTCATGCAATCAAATCAAAGCTTACTGAGTACTTCAAGCGAAAACCAAAGACGCCCATCCATGGATGATTTCAAGAGAAGAAAATCAAGTATTGTTATTCCACCCTCAAGAGCTCCCGGTATTAAtccatatttttataatatagaTACAACTGCAACTTTTAATGGGGATGGAACCTCAGATAATTTCcaacaaaatcaaaatattgatgctaatcaacaacaaaaaaaaatctttgcCGATGAAAAAGATCTTTATGTTCAAGCTTTATTGGATCCATCTTCAGGAATTTATGATCCAGATGCCTTTtatagaagaagaagtCTGGCTGCTCCTGCATTCACTTCTTCAATGGGCTCATCATCAATGAATACGGCCAATAATACAGCAACAACTAATGCATCTAGTTATCAATTGAATGAGCCAATTTCCCCAAGCAATgtgaatttttctttaatgcCTCATGGCTGTGGCATCAATAGTAGACAACCAAATCGGACCGGATCTTTTAGGAAATTAAGCGCCTATGGTGCTCCAGTGCAATCTACTTTTAAATCAACCTACAGAGAAGAgtataatttattacaacAACCGCCATTGGAGATACCTCAAATGACCCCCTGTAATTCTAAATCTGATTTACAACCAACTCTTAataaattaccaaaatACAGACGTGCTTCGTTACATTCAAGTACAATTTCACCATTGGTTGGCCTAACGAAGGGCTTAATCACGACCTATTCTCTATGTTCTTCAGATTTCCAATATAAAACCTCTAAAAATCCAAGAAGGGTGTTAACAAAGCCAAATGAAGGTGTTGCTAATAATGGATATGATAATGTAAACAgtgattatattttatatgtTAATGATGTTCTTGGTACAGaacaaaatagaaaatactTGGTATTAGATATCTTGGGTCAAGGGACGTTTGGTCAAGTTGTTAAATgccaaaatattttaacgAAAGAAATAATCGCCGTTAAAGTTGTCAAATCAAGAATGGAATATTTGAACCAGAGTATATCAGAAGCTAAAATTCTAGAACTAATTAATCAGAAAATCGATCCCTACGACAAGCATCACTTCCTTAGATTACACGATACTTTTGTTCATAAAAATCATTTATGCTTAGTATTCGAATTATTAAGCAGTAATTTATATGAAATATTGAAACAAAATAGATTCCATGGTTTAAACctttctattattaaagaatttagtaaacaattattagaatcattAGCTGTATTAAAATGCTCTAAAATTGTTCATTGTGATTTGAAACCAgagaatattttattatctgcTCCTGATAAACCAGAAATAAAAGTGATTGACTTTGGTTCTTCTTGtgaagaaagaaaaacatTATACACTTATATCCAATCAAGATTTTATAGATCGCCAGAAGTTATTTTGGGTATTCCATATTCTACAAGTATTGATATGTGGTCGTTTGGTTGTATTGTAGCTGAATTATTCCTAGGGATTCCAATATTCCCAGGTGCATCGGaatttaatcaaattacaagaattattaactcTTTAGATTATCCACCTTCATGGATGATTGATAGAGGTAAGAATTCTGCTAAATACTTTTCCATGATTGATGCAAACGATATGGTTGATTCAGATACATCAGGCTTAAAATATAGATTGAAGACAGTTgatcaatttaataaacaatttaaCGCTCAAGAAAAACCAAGTAAACAATATTTCAAGTGGGATAAATTGCAcgatattatcaaaaattatagaCTACCAAAACATATCCAAAACCATCCCGAAttgattgaaaatgaaatgaaaGAAAGAGAGTGTTTAATCCATTTCTTACAAGgtgttttaaatattaatccATTAGAGAGGTGGACACCACAGCAAGCTTCGATGCACCCATTCATAACTGGCCAACCTTTTTCGAAAGACTGGTATCCATTAGGTTCTTTACCCTCCtcttcttcaattaaaGACCAATCCCGTGATTCAAACTATATCTTAGAAAGTGGTTCTTCCTCTGTTGTTAGTCAGAGAAGGTCTACATTACAGGAATCAGCAAATAACTCTAATAATGTCAATGCCAAAAGCTCTGATCATGCTCCAAAGGTCGGAATGGAATGGTAA